A genome region from Microbacterium sp. CGR2 includes the following:
- the rpsP gene encoding 30S ribosomal protein S16 — protein sequence MAVKIRLKRLGKIRAPYYRIVVADSKTKRDGRVIEEIGKYHPTEEPSFIEVDSERAQYWLSVGAQPTEQVAAILKITGDWGKFKGDKDAKSTLKVAEPKAPFEIDASKKSVVKPKVEKKAETPAEAPAADAEAAEAPAADAE from the coding sequence GTGGCTGTCAAGATTCGTCTCAAGCGCCTGGGCAAGATCCGCGCGCCTTACTACCGCATCGTCGTCGCCGACTCGAAGACCAAGCGCGATGGTCGCGTCATCGAGGAGATCGGCAAGTACCACCCCACCGAAGAGCCTTCCTTCATCGAGGTCGACTCCGAGCGGGCGCAGTACTGGCTCTCCGTCGGCGCGCAGCCGACCGAGCAGGTCGCCGCCATCCTCAAGATCACGGGCGACTGGGGCAAGTTCAAGGGCGACAAGGACGCGAAGTCCACCCTCAAGGTCGCCGAGCCCAAGGCTCCGTTCGAGATCGACGCTTCCAAGAAGTCCGTCGTGAAGCCGAAGGTGGAGAAGAAGGCGGAGACCCCCGCTGAGGCCCCCGCCGCCGACGCGGAGGCCGCTGAGGCCCCCGCCGCCGACGCAGAGTAA
- the rplS gene encoding 50S ribosomal protein L19, producing MQILDAVDAASLRSDIPVFNPGDNVKVHVNITEGSRSRIQVFQGVVLGRQGDGVRETFTVRKISFQVGVERTFPVHSPVIDHIEVVTRGDVRRAKLYYLRQLRGKKAKIKEKRDR from the coding sequence ATGCAGATCCTCGACGCCGTCGACGCGGCTTCACTCCGTTCCGACATTCCTGTCTTCAACCCCGGTGACAACGTGAAGGTCCACGTGAACATCACCGAGGGCAGCCGCTCTCGTATCCAGGTCTTCCAGGGCGTCGTCCTCGGCCGCCAGGGCGACGGTGTGCGCGAGACCTTCACCGTCCGCAAGATCAGCTTCCAGGTGGGCGTCGAGCGCACCTTCCCGGTGCACTCGCCGGTGATCGACCACATCGAGGTCGTCACCCGCGGTGACGTGCGTCGCGCCAAGCTCTACTACCTTCGCCAGCTTCGCGGCAAGAAGGCCAAGATCAAGGAGAAGCGCGACCGCTGA
- the rimM gene encoding ribosome maturation factor RimM (Essential for efficient processing of 16S rRNA) produces the protein MSRTTDVASNDRTQGKNQLRVGRLVKAHGLKGALKLELYTDNPAGRFVPGAAFTLQVPEASPWHGKDVTVREYRVMNGNPVVFFDDVDDREAAESLVKAILWIDQDENEVEDNAWFDHQLVGLDVVRDGVVVGRVARVEHFPAQDLLIVTPAGSTSGGEIMVPFVQAIVPTVDVAAGKVIVTPPAGLFEELPDTVESDADVPSGDAAAE, from the coding sequence ATGTCGCGGACGACTGACGTGGCTTCGAACGACCGAACACAGGGCAAGAATCAGCTGCGCGTCGGCCGCCTCGTCAAGGCGCACGGCCTCAAAGGCGCCCTCAAGCTGGAGCTCTACACAGACAACCCGGCGGGACGTTTCGTTCCCGGCGCGGCGTTCACGTTGCAGGTGCCTGAGGCATCTCCGTGGCATGGCAAAGACGTCACCGTCCGCGAGTACCGGGTGATGAACGGCAATCCCGTCGTGTTCTTCGACGATGTCGACGATCGCGAAGCCGCCGAGAGCCTGGTCAAGGCGATCCTCTGGATCGACCAGGACGAGAACGAGGTGGAAGACAACGCCTGGTTCGACCATCAGCTCGTCGGCCTCGACGTGGTGCGCGACGGCGTCGTCGTGGGCCGGGTCGCACGGGTCGAGCACTTCCCCGCCCAGGATCTGCTGATCGTCACGCCTGCGGGATCGACGAGCGGCGGAGAGATCATGGTGCCGTTCGTTCAGGCGATCGTCCCCACGGTCGACGTCGCGGCCGGAAAGGTCATCGTCACGCCGCCTGCCGGTCTCTTCGAAGAGCTTCCGGACACGGTGGAATCCGACGCCGACGTCCCCTCCGGCGACGCTGCGGCCGAGTGA
- a CDS encoding histidine phosphatase family protein encodes MIPQDRHVPARVLLARHGQTVWNLEHRLQGQLDSPLTAEGIAQARATAEHLARTDVTAVCSSPQGRSLRTAVIIAERLGVDLIEVPELADIHHGEFAGRTWAEIDRDFPGAREERAANRYGWAFPGGESYAQARGRARKALSSCGWASDGVPLLVSHEMIGRMLRAELRGLDPTGALALRHPHSVVFEIECGVERML; translated from the coding sequence ATGATTCCGCAGGATCGTCACGTGCCGGCGCGCGTGCTGCTCGCGCGCCACGGGCAGACGGTCTGGAACCTCGAACACCGACTCCAGGGCCAACTCGATTCCCCGCTCACCGCGGAAGGCATCGCTCAGGCGCGCGCCACCGCCGAGCACCTGGCACGCACCGACGTGACGGCCGTCTGCTCCAGCCCACAGGGGAGATCGCTGCGAACGGCAGTCATCATCGCCGAACGGCTCGGAGTCGACCTCATCGAGGTGCCCGAGCTCGCCGACATCCACCACGGCGAGTTCGCCGGAAGGACCTGGGCGGAGATCGACCGGGACTTTCCCGGCGCGAGGGAGGAACGCGCCGCCAATCGCTACGGCTGGGCATTTCCGGGAGGCGAAAGCTACGCCCAGGCGCGGGGACGCGCACGCAAAGCGCTCAGCAGTTGCGGGTGGGCCTCTGACGGAGTCCCGCTGCTGGTGAGCCACGAGATGATCGGCAGGATGCTGCGCGCAGAGCTGCGGGGCCTGGACCCGACCGGCGCATTGGCGCTGCGGCATCCGCACAGCGTCGTCTTCGAGATCGAGTGCGGCGTCGAACGGATGCTCTGA
- the trmD gene encoding tRNA (guanosine(37)-N1)-methyltransferase TrmD yields MRIDVLSIFPSYFDGLTLSLLGKAQDAGILDLTVRDLRDWTSDRHRTVDDTPYGGGAGMVMKPEPWALALDELSASSTASPTSHPTIIFPSPAGEVFTQATARQLSTRSHLIFGCGRYEGIDERVFDYAADLGEVRLISLGDYVLNGGEVATMAMIEAIGRLIPGVVGNPESLLEESHEDGLLEYPSFTKPSLWRDRAVPDVLLSGNHAAIASWRRDQQIIRTRMRRPDLLGDERTES; encoded by the coding sequence GTGCGCATCGACGTCCTTTCCATCTTTCCCTCGTACTTCGATGGTCTGACTCTCTCGCTGCTCGGCAAGGCGCAGGATGCCGGCATCCTCGATCTCACTGTGCGGGATCTCCGGGACTGGACCTCCGACCGTCACCGCACGGTTGACGACACTCCCTACGGTGGCGGCGCAGGCATGGTCATGAAGCCGGAACCGTGGGCGCTCGCGCTCGATGAGCTCTCCGCTTCGTCGACGGCATCCCCGACATCACATCCGACCATCATCTTCCCTTCTCCGGCGGGCGAGGTCTTCACTCAGGCGACGGCGCGGCAGCTGTCGACACGCAGCCACCTCATCTTCGGATGCGGGAGATACGAGGGCATTGACGAGCGCGTCTTCGACTACGCCGCTGACCTCGGTGAGGTGCGTCTCATCAGCCTGGGCGACTACGTCCTCAACGGGGGAGAGGTGGCGACGATGGCGATGATCGAGGCCATCGGTCGCCTCATACCCGGAGTGGTGGGCAACCCGGAGAGTCTCCTGGAAGAGTCCCACGAAGACGGACTTCTCGAGTATCCGTCCTTCACCAAGCCGTCGCTCTGGCGCGATCGCGCGGTGCCCGACGTGCTCCTCAGTGGCAACCATGCCGCCATCGCGTCCTGGCGGCGCGACCAGCAGATCATTCGCACGCGGATGCGACGCCCCGATCTGCTGGGCGACGAGCGCACCGAGTCCTGA
- a CDS encoding MFS transporter permease — MWLRQAYFRWLLPAAFLLPLWLVIGWAVFQGGWAILWVLFIAVPSVFLGQLLLTLLTRSRPSVRIERAVSWWDVAGFTLWHGLTIAVGFFIEGAFGWLLAAAVVVGIALVWLQVWQLWNEARGSGARLRETISWSTIPAQGEQAPPTRAREVIVLRETDTRD; from the coding sequence ATGTGGTTGCGACAGGCCTACTTCCGCTGGCTCCTCCCGGCGGCGTTCCTGCTGCCCCTGTGGCTGGTGATCGGCTGGGCGGTCTTCCAGGGCGGGTGGGCGATCCTGTGGGTGCTGTTCATCGCTGTGCCCTCGGTCTTCCTCGGTCAGCTCCTGCTCACCCTCCTGACGCGCTCTCGGCCCTCGGTCCGCATCGAGCGAGCCGTGTCCTGGTGGGACGTAGCCGGCTTCACCCTCTGGCACGGCCTCACGATCGCCGTGGGATTCTTCATCGAGGGCGCGTTCGGCTGGTTGCTCGCGGCAGCGGTCGTCGTCGGCATCGCACTGGTCTGGCTTCAGGTGTGGCAGTTGTGGAATGAGGCGAGGGGGAGTGGCGCGAGGCTGCGCGAGACCATCTCCTGGTCGACGATCCCTGCCCAGGGCGAGCAAGCGCCTCCGACGCGCGCGCGCGAGGTCATCGTGCTTCGCGAGACCGACACTCGGGACTGA
- a CDS encoding glutamate--cysteine ligase — protein MKLDFAASARSTVGLEWEIMLADPATGDLVGRAPELLAALEAESEDERHTVTGELLTNTIEVTSGIGDSVAHAVDDIANAITAVRSATDPSGIELLSAGSHPFAQWYDQEVTDKTRYHTLIERTQWWGRNMMIWGIHVHIGVEDQRKVFPIINALSGFLPHLQALAASSPFWAGERTGYASNRALVFQQLPTAGLPWPLRDWSQYESYLEDMVRTGVMADATEVRWDIRPAPRWGTIEVRACDGLSTLPELASVAALTQVLVEHFSRQLDDGRTLPEMPAWFHRENKWRAARYGLDARVIIDAEGTQRPVREHLAETLEGLAPVALELGCLQEFSSIATTLEKGASYERQLTIANATGGDLTAVVQHLIREFRSGPESSTEDL, from the coding sequence GTGAAACTCGATTTCGCCGCTTCGGCCCGCTCCACCGTCGGCCTCGAATGGGAGATCATGCTCGCGGATCCCGCGACCGGTGATCTCGTCGGCCGCGCCCCCGAACTGCTCGCCGCTCTGGAAGCGGAGAGCGAAGATGAGCGTCACACCGTGACGGGTGAGCTGCTGACGAACACGATCGAGGTCACCAGTGGCATCGGGGACTCGGTCGCCCATGCCGTCGACGACATCGCCAATGCGATCACCGCCGTCCGCTCGGCCACGGACCCGTCCGGAATCGAGCTGCTCTCCGCCGGCAGCCATCCGTTCGCGCAGTGGTACGACCAGGAAGTCACCGACAAGACCCGGTACCACACGCTGATCGAACGCACCCAGTGGTGGGGGCGCAACATGATGATCTGGGGCATCCATGTGCACATCGGCGTCGAAGATCAGCGCAAGGTCTTCCCCATCATCAACGCCCTCTCCGGGTTTCTTCCCCATCTTCAGGCCCTCGCCGCATCCAGCCCATTCTGGGCGGGTGAGCGCACCGGGTATGCCTCGAACCGCGCGTTGGTGTTCCAGCAGTTGCCCACCGCCGGTCTGCCGTGGCCGCTGCGGGACTGGTCTCAGTACGAGTCGTACCTCGAGGACATGGTGCGGACAGGGGTCATGGCCGATGCGACGGAGGTGCGCTGGGACATCCGTCCGGCGCCCCGGTGGGGCACGATCGAGGTGCGCGCATGCGACGGCCTCTCCACACTTCCCGAGCTCGCCTCGGTCGCGGCCCTGACACAAGTACTGGTCGAGCACTTCTCGCGCCAGCTGGACGACGGCCGCACCCTCCCCGAGATGCCCGCGTGGTTCCACCGCGAGAACAAGTGGCGTGCAGCGCGATACGGACTGGACGCTCGAGTGATCATCGACGCCGAAGGGACGCAGCGCCCGGTCCGCGAGCACCTCGCCGAGACCCTCGAAGGTCTCGCCCCGGTCGCGCTCGAGCTCGGCTGCCTTCAGGAGTTCAGCAGCATCGCCACCACCCTGGAGAAGGGCGCGAGCTACGAGCGCCAGCTCACGATCGCCAACGCGACCGGCGGAGATCTCACCGCCGTGGTGCAGCATCTCATCCGCGAGTTCCGCTCCGGGCCGGAGTCGTCGACCGAGGACCTCTGA
- a CDS encoding YifB family Mg chelatase-like AAA ATPase — protein MNTARTWAVALTGVDGHMVEVEADLSQQTPDFKIIGLPDKSLGEAVQRVHNACKNAGLDLPRRRLTVNLSPASLPKHGAGFDLGIAVSTLAAGGSIERRAIADTVHIGELGLDGRLRPVPGVLPAVFAAAKAGFGRVIVPRANEAEASLVPDVEVRAAVSLAEVAVWHGADVEVPDVEPVEAAERGLIADEVLDLADVVGQEEAVEALIAAAAGGHHMLLSGPPGAGKTMLARRLPGILPPLDEREALEVASIRSLSGRPVLALDSLPPLEAPHHSASVAALVGGGSRVARPGAIARAHRGVLFLDEAAEFTRVALDALRQPLEAGVIELHRSGFTARFPARFQLLLAMNPCPCGNHGVRGAECVCPPAAIRRYATRLSGPLRDRVDVDLQLTRVAPSRATSGGCADVTTAQASARVSAARLRAAERWKRTPWRRNADVPGTWLRQGEFRLPPRIRGSLDRALERGVLTLRGYDRVLRLHKTC, from the coding sequence GTGAACACGGCGCGGACGTGGGCTGTCGCCCTCACCGGGGTGGACGGGCACATGGTCGAAGTCGAGGCCGATCTGTCGCAGCAGACGCCCGATTTCAAGATCATCGGGCTGCCGGACAAGTCACTCGGCGAAGCGGTGCAACGCGTTCACAACGCGTGCAAGAACGCAGGTCTCGACCTTCCTCGACGGCGACTCACCGTGAACCTGTCGCCGGCGAGCCTGCCGAAGCATGGCGCAGGGTTCGACCTCGGCATCGCCGTCTCCACCCTGGCGGCCGGCGGCTCCATCGAGCGACGAGCGATCGCCGACACGGTCCACATCGGCGAACTGGGTCTGGATGGGCGGCTTCGTCCTGTGCCCGGCGTTCTCCCCGCAGTGTTCGCTGCTGCAAAGGCGGGCTTCGGTCGGGTGATCGTACCGAGAGCGAATGAAGCGGAGGCGAGCCTCGTCCCTGATGTCGAAGTGCGAGCTGCCGTGTCTCTCGCCGAGGTCGCGGTATGGCATGGTGCCGACGTCGAAGTCCCCGATGTGGAGCCTGTCGAGGCGGCGGAGCGCGGGCTGATCGCCGATGAGGTTCTCGACCTCGCCGACGTGGTGGGTCAGGAAGAGGCGGTCGAAGCGCTCATCGCTGCGGCAGCGGGCGGACACCACATGCTGCTGAGCGGACCTCCTGGCGCCGGAAAGACGATGCTCGCCCGTCGACTCCCCGGTATCCTGCCTCCCTTGGACGAGAGAGAGGCGCTGGAAGTCGCGTCCATCCGTTCGCTCAGCGGTCGCCCGGTTCTCGCACTCGATTCACTTCCACCGCTGGAAGCACCTCATCACAGCGCATCGGTGGCGGCCCTGGTCGGAGGAGGATCACGCGTGGCGCGCCCCGGTGCCATCGCGCGCGCTCACCGCGGAGTGCTGTTTCTCGACGAGGCGGCAGAGTTCACGCGCGTCGCGCTCGATGCTCTGCGTCAGCCGCTGGAGGCGGGGGTCATCGAACTGCACAGATCGGGTTTCACGGCGAGGTTCCCAGCGCGCTTTCAGCTGCTCCTCGCCATGAATCCGTGCCCGTGCGGGAATCACGGGGTACGAGGAGCCGAGTGCGTGTGCCCTCCGGCCGCGATCCGTCGGTATGCGACGCGCTTGTCCGGCCCGTTGCGGGATCGGGTCGACGTCGATCTGCAGCTCACCCGCGTCGCGCCTTCCCGAGCCACGTCCGGCGGATGCGCGGATGTCACCACGGCGCAGGCGTCTGCGCGGGTTTCGGCTGCGCGGCTGCGGGCGGCTGAGCGGTGGAAGCGAACCCCCTGGCGGCGCAATGCCGATGTGCCGGGTACCTGGCTGCGACAAGGCGAGTTCCGCCTCCCGCCCCGGATCCGGGGCTCGCTCGACAGGGCTCTGGAACGAGGGGTGTTGACTCTGCGGGGGTATGACCGTGTGCTGCGGCTCCACAAGACCTGTTAA
- the map gene encoding type I methionyl aminopeptidase, with amino-acid sequence MIELRTPAEIDEMRAAGRFVAETLATLRDETKVGTNLLSIDRRAHEMIRKAGAESCYIDYHPSFGASPFGKVICTSVNDAVLHGLPHDYALRDGDLVTLDFAVSVDGWVADSAVSFVVGTAREEDLRLIDTTERALAAAIQTSVVGNRIGDISAAVADIARGDGYSINTDFGGHGVGRTMHGDPHVPNDGRAGRGFPLRAGLVLALEPWFLATTDELVTDPDGWTLRSADGSRGAHSEHTIAITESGPIILTDRAFLGVD; translated from the coding sequence ATGATCGAACTGCGCACCCCCGCCGAGATCGACGAGATGCGCGCCGCGGGCCGCTTCGTCGCCGAGACATTGGCGACACTGCGCGATGAGACCAAGGTCGGAACCAATCTGCTCTCCATCGACCGCCGCGCTCACGAGATGATCCGAAAGGCCGGCGCTGAGTCCTGCTACATCGACTATCACCCGTCGTTCGGGGCCAGCCCGTTCGGCAAGGTCATCTGCACATCGGTCAATGACGCGGTGCTTCACGGACTCCCGCACGACTATGCCCTCCGCGACGGCGACCTGGTCACCCTCGATTTCGCGGTCTCCGTAGACGGTTGGGTCGCCGATTCCGCCGTCTCCTTCGTCGTGGGCACCGCCCGGGAAGAAGACCTCCGCCTGATCGACACCACCGAGAGGGCGTTGGCCGCAGCCATCCAGACCTCCGTCGTCGGCAACCGCATCGGTGACATCTCGGCAGCGGTGGCGGACATCGCCCGCGGCGACGGCTACTCGATCAACACGGATTTCGGCGGACACGGCGTCGGGCGCACGATGCATGGCGACCCGCACGTGCCCAACGATGGCCGCGCCGGCCGCGGTTTCCCCCTCCGCGCGGGTCTCGTCCTCGCTCTCGAGCCGTGGTTCCTCGCCACGACGGACGAACTGGTCACCGATCCCGACGGGTGGACACTGCGCAGCGCGGACGGCTCCCGTGGCGCACACTCCGAGCACACCATCGCGATCACCGAGAGCGGTCCGATCATCCTCACCGACCGCGCCTTCCTCGGCGTCGACTGA
- a CDS encoding sugar-binding transcriptional regulator — MAGSGAQSRDAKLIAALTAAQLYYMQDKTMEVIAQELRTSRSSVSRLLSFARESGLVDIRINSPLERLGMLEQRIRDRHRVAAHVVPMPEIVSEVERLERVALTAGRLMSQFVDSNMIIGVAWGSTISAVSRELTQKETHNTTFVQLNGAGNTQTSGVEYSSDILQRFGSAFGAQVQQFPVPAFFDDPATREAMWRERSTRRVLDLQAKMDIAVFSLGSPAAEVPSRVYVGGYLGRDDYRSLREDHAIGDVATVFFRADGSWRDIRVNARATGPGLDRLRRVPRRVCVVSGIPKLVSLRAAIAAELITDVVLDEGLARRLVED, encoded by the coding sequence ATGGCTGGTTCGGGCGCGCAATCCCGCGACGCGAAGCTGATCGCGGCGCTCACCGCCGCGCAGCTCTACTACATGCAGGACAAGACGATGGAGGTCATCGCACAAGAGCTGCGCACCTCTCGATCATCGGTCTCGCGGCTGCTGAGCTTCGCGCGGGAGAGCGGCCTCGTCGACATTCGGATCAATTCGCCACTGGAGCGCCTGGGCATGCTCGAGCAGCGGATCCGTGATCGGCATCGGGTCGCCGCGCATGTTGTGCCGATGCCGGAGATCGTCAGCGAGGTGGAGCGCTTGGAGAGGGTCGCGCTCACTGCGGGCCGGCTCATGTCGCAGTTCGTCGACTCCAACATGATCATCGGCGTCGCCTGGGGCTCGACGATCAGCGCGGTCAGCCGCGAGCTCACCCAGAAGGAGACGCACAACACGACGTTCGTGCAGCTCAACGGTGCAGGCAACACCCAGACCAGCGGCGTCGAGTACTCCAGCGACATCCTGCAGCGCTTCGGCAGCGCCTTCGGGGCGCAGGTGCAGCAGTTCCCGGTGCCCGCGTTCTTCGACGACCCGGCGACGCGCGAGGCGATGTGGCGGGAGCGGAGTACGCGAAGGGTGCTCGATCTGCAGGCGAAGATGGACATCGCCGTCTTCAGCCTGGGGTCGCCGGCCGCCGAGGTGCCGAGCCGCGTGTACGTGGGTGGGTATCTCGGCAGGGACGACTACCGCAGCCTGCGTGAGGACCACGCCATCGGCGACGTCGCCACCGTGTTCTTCCGGGCGGATGGCTCCTGGCGCGATATCCGCGTCAACGCGAGAGCCACGGGGCCAGGGCTGGATCGCCTACGTCGGGTGCCCCGCCGCGTGTGCGTTGTCTCCGGGATACCGAAGCTGGTGAGTCTGCGAGCGGCGATAGCCGCGGAGCTCATCACCGATGTCGTCCTCGACGAGGGACTCGCGCGCCGTCTCGTCGAGGACTGA
- the lepB gene encoding signal peptidase I yields the protein MTDSPPAPATRRRRGFLVFLRDVLVIVVIAALVSFVVKSFVVRSFYIPSASMEQTLLINDRILVDELTPRWAPYARGDVVVFKDPGGWLDAQVQKPAQPPLAEAVDWVLNFVGISATDSQDHLVKRVIGTSGDHVVCCNAVGQITINGAPIDELDYLNLPEGDSAASNDPFDVVVPKDSVWLLGDNRDRSRDSRAHQDLPSGGFVPLANVVGKAFLTTWPLDRVGTIDGHHEIFNGVPEPE from the coding sequence ATGACTGACTCCCCGCCCGCGCCCGCGACCAGACGCCGTCGGGGTTTTCTGGTGTTCCTGCGAGACGTGCTGGTGATCGTCGTGATCGCGGCACTCGTGTCGTTCGTCGTCAAGTCGTTCGTGGTCCGCTCTTTCTACATCCCGTCCGCCTCGATGGAGCAGACACTCCTGATCAACGACCGCATCCTCGTCGACGAGCTCACGCCGCGGTGGGCGCCGTACGCGCGCGGAGACGTGGTCGTGTTCAAGGACCCGGGCGGCTGGCTCGATGCCCAGGTGCAGAAGCCGGCGCAGCCGCCGCTCGCCGAGGCCGTCGACTGGGTGCTGAACTTCGTCGGCATCTCGGCGACCGACTCGCAGGATCATCTCGTCAAACGAGTGATCGGCACCTCCGGCGATCACGTCGTCTGCTGCAACGCGGTCGGCCAGATCACCATCAACGGCGCCCCCATCGACGAACTCGACTATCTGAACCTGCCGGAGGGTGACTCCGCGGCATCGAATGATCCGTTCGACGTCGTCGTTCCGAAGGACTCGGTCTGGCTGCTCGGCGACAACCGCGACCGCTCCCGCGACTCTCGTGCCCACCAGGATCTGCCCAGCGGCGGCTTCGTGCCGTTGGCGAACGTCGTCGGCAAGGCCTTCCTCACCACATGGCCGCTCGATCGCGTGGGAACCATCGACGGCCATCACGAGATCTTCAACGGGGTTCCGGAGCCCGAATGA
- a CDS encoding ribonuclease HII — protein sequence MTVVAPKLTLERRLLGECELIISLDEVGRGALAGPVAVGAAVMDAAGARRRVPEGLRDSKLVSEKRRPEVAARAAAWVQASAVGWASAAEIDEMGIMRALGLAASRAVQAVADQGAVIANALILLDGNHDYVSKVHPVPLRVRPVIKADRDCASVSAASVIAKVARDGHMTELHGSHRDYQWDRNKGYASLEHREAIRAVGLSPFHRASWAITEAPTLF from the coding sequence ATGACCGTCGTCGCACCGAAGCTGACCCTGGAGCGGAGGCTCCTGGGCGAATGCGAGCTGATCATCTCTCTCGACGAGGTGGGTCGCGGAGCACTCGCCGGCCCTGTCGCTGTCGGCGCCGCAGTGATGGACGCCGCCGGAGCTCGCAGGCGCGTGCCGGAGGGGCTCCGCGATTCCAAACTCGTCTCGGAGAAGCGCCGACCCGAAGTCGCGGCGCGCGCGGCGGCGTGGGTGCAGGCGTCCGCCGTCGGATGGGCGAGCGCGGCGGAGATCGACGAGATGGGGATCATGCGTGCTCTGGGGCTGGCAGCGTCCCGTGCCGTGCAGGCCGTCGCGGATCAGGGCGCCGTCATCGCGAACGCCCTCATCCTTCTCGACGGGAACCACGACTACGTCTCGAAAGTCCACCCGGTGCCGCTACGCGTGCGCCCGGTGATCAAGGCCGACCGCGACTGCGCATCCGTGTCTGCGGCGTCGGTGATCGCCAAGGTCGCACGAGACGGTCACATGACCGAACTGCACGGGAGCCACCGGGACTATCAGTGGGACCGCAACAAGGGGTACGCGAGTCTCGAGCACCGCGAGGCGATTCGGGCCGTGGGACTTTCGCCCTTCCACCGAGCGTCGTGGGCGATCACTGAGGCCCCCACGCTGTTCTGA
- a CDS encoding RNA-binding protein: protein MLAAALEHIVKGIVDHPEDVRINESTSPRGDLLEVRVHPDDRGRVIGRGGRTAKALRTLVNTLADGRRVRVDVADD from the coding sequence GTGCTTGCCGCCGCGCTCGAACACATCGTCAAGGGGATCGTCGATCACCCGGAGGATGTGCGAATCAACGAATCCACGTCGCCGCGAGGCGACCTTCTCGAGGTGCGCGTGCACCCCGACGATCGTGGACGTGTGATCGGGCGCGGCGGCCGCACCGCGAAGGCTCTCCGCACTCTCGTCAACACTCTGGCAGACGGGCGTCGGGTCCGTGTCGATGTCGCGGACGACTGA
- a CDS encoding class I SAM-dependent methyltransferase yields MPPRFSAVVAVEPSARMLDVLRAKFPRVEPLIGTAEKIPVVDASMDTVTVAQAFHWSFPDSASCVEKRCAGSRRSLAPTIGADG; encoded by the coding sequence CTGCCACCGCGGTTTTCGGCGGTCGTCGCTGTGGAGCCGTCCGCTCGCATGCTCGATGTCCTCCGCGCAAAGTTTCCGCGTGTGGAACCGTTGATCGGGACGGCCGAGAAGATCCCTGTCGTGGACGCGTCGATGGACACGGTGACGGTCGCTCAGGCCTTCCACTGGAGCTTTCCGGATTCCGCTTCGTGCGTCGAGAAGAGGTGCGCTGGATCGAGACGATCTCTCGCGCCCACTATCGGGGCCGATGGTTGA
- a CDS encoding YraN family protein: MAAKDELGRAGEERAAQHLTRHGYTVLDRNWRCAQGEIDIVAARNGHLAIVEVKTRRSAAFGHPFEAIDERKRRRLWGLAQAWKADHPDLASGLSIRLEAIGIIGTDPARGALEHLADIS, encoded by the coding sequence ATGGCAGCGAAGGATGAACTGGGCAGAGCAGGCGAGGAACGCGCAGCACAGCACCTGACGCGGCACGGATACACCGTGTTGGACAGGAACTGGCGGTGCGCACAGGGCGAGATCGACATCGTGGCCGCGCGCAACGGTCACCTTGCGATCGTCGAGGTGAAGACGCGCCGATCGGCGGCGTTCGGGCACCCGTTCGAGGCGATAGATGAGCGCAAGAGACGGCGGCTGTGGGGGCTGGCACAGGCCTGGAAGGCCGATCACCCTGATCTCGCCTCGGGACTGTCCATCAGACTCGAGGCGATCGGGATCATCGGGACCGACCCGGCGCGAGGCGCGCTCGAGCACCTCGCGGACATCTCGTGA
- a CDS encoding DUF2469 family protein, whose amino-acid sequence MDEEAFDDYDRELELALFREYRDVVSQFQYVVETERRFYLANEVNVVRRDTEHDFYFEISMSDVWVWDIYRADRFVKAVRVLTFKDVNVEELQRREFELPQELSLDGE is encoded by the coding sequence ATGGATGAGGAAGCCTTCGACGACTACGACCGCGAGCTCGAGCTGGCACTGTTCCGCGAATACCGGGACGTGGTGTCGCAGTTCCAATACGTCGTCGAGACCGAGCGCCGGTTCTATCTGGCCAACGAAGTCAACGTCGTCCGCCGCGACACCGAGCACGACTTCTACTTCGAGATCTCGATGAGCGACGTGTGGGTGTGGGACATCTATCGCGCGGATCGTTTCGTGAAGGCTGTGCGTGTCCTGACTTTCAAGGACGTCAACGTCGAGGAGCTTCAGCGCCGTGAGTTCGAACTGCCACAGGAGCTTTCGCTCGACGGCGAGTGA